One genomic segment of [Phormidium] sp. ETS-05 includes these proteins:
- a CDS encoding bifunctional (p)ppGpp synthetase/guanosine-3',5'-bis(diphosphate) 3'-pyrophosphohydrolase, with protein sequence MNIAAPSCAFDIEIPDWLQTCLLAVESPGAAQPQTGFTPSTGYMDEESGQRNWHTDNQLVCRAFEFAYQLHEGQRRASGEPYICHPVAVAGLLRELGGSSATIAAGFLHDIIEDTDTTPEQLEELFGPEVRHLVEGVTKLSKFNFSSKTERQAENFRRMFLAMAQDIRVIVVKLADRLHNMRTLECLPDSKRQRIAQETRDIFAPLANRLGIGRFKWELEDLAFKYLESDAYREMQTLVSEKRADREARLADMGQTLRYRLQQMGVNCIDISWRPKHLYGIYQKMQRQQKQFHEIYDLAAIRILVETNEECYRTLAVVHDAFRPIPGRFKDYIGLPKPNRYQSLHTGVIGNTGRPIEVQIRTLEMHHVAEYGIAAHWKYKETGSSHGPLSGADEKFTWLRQLLEWQSDLKDAQEYLDNIKDNLFDEDVYVFTPQGDVVALKAGATPVDFAYRIHTEVGNHCAGGRVNDRIVPLDTRLKNGDIVEIITQKNSHPSLDWLNFAVTTGARTRIRQWYKRSHRDENVQRGRDLLEKELGKSNFESLLKSEPMQLVASRCNYHTVEDLLAGLGYGEVTLNHVVNRLRDFVKAQQPVVEEETLPPPQAMLTRQLREGHNMTNGRSATGGKSPIAGVEGLLYHLAGCCTPLPGESIIGVVTMGSRGISIHRQGCANLDSIPGERLVPVSWNPTDDRGGRPITYPIEISIEVIDRLGVLNDILSRLKDHNVNVRSAQVRTYPGKPAAIDLGIDVRDRHQLERLFSQIKQMTDVLNLRRLSTEVE encoded by the coding sequence ATGAACATAGCCGCCCCCTCCTGTGCCTTTGATATCGAAATTCCCGATTGGCTGCAAACCTGCTTGCTGGCAGTGGAGAGCCCTGGTGCTGCCCAGCCACAAACTGGGTTTACTCCATCCACCGGGTATATGGATGAGGAATCTGGACAGAGAAACTGGCACACGGATAATCAGTTAGTCTGTCGAGCGTTTGAATTTGCTTATCAGCTCCACGAAGGTCAGCGACGGGCATCAGGCGAGCCCTATATCTGCCATCCCGTGGCGGTTGCGGGGTTACTGCGCGAGCTTGGCGGTAGTAGTGCCACGATCGCGGCGGGCTTCCTCCATGACATTATCGAGGATACCGACACCACCCCGGAACAGCTAGAAGAACTATTTGGCCCGGAAGTGCGCCACCTGGTCGAAGGTGTCACCAAGCTGTCTAAGTTCAATTTTTCCAGCAAAACTGAGCGCCAAGCGGAAAATTTCCGCCGGATGTTCCTGGCGATGGCTCAGGATATCCGGGTGATTGTGGTGAAGCTGGCCGATCGGCTGCATAATATGCGGACTCTGGAATGCCTCCCAGATTCCAAGCGACAGCGCATCGCTCAGGAAACCCGAGACATTTTCGCCCCCCTCGCTAATCGCTTGGGTATCGGTCGCTTCAAGTGGGAACTAGAAGATTTAGCCTTTAAATACCTAGAATCGGACGCCTACCGAGAAATGCAGACCTTGGTCTCGGAAAAGCGAGCCGATCGAGAAGCCCGTCTAGCAGATATGGGGCAAACCCTGCGCTACAGGTTGCAGCAAATGGGGGTCAACTGCATCGATATTAGCTGGCGCCCCAAGCACCTCTACGGTATCTACCAAAAGATGCAGCGCCAACAAAAGCAGTTTCACGAAATCTACGACCTAGCGGCGATTCGCATTCTCGTGGAAACCAATGAGGAATGCTACCGCACCCTGGCGGTGGTTCACGATGCTTTCCGCCCCATTCCGGGCAGGTTTAAGGACTACATCGGACTGCCAAAACCGAACCGCTACCAGTCCTTACACACCGGTGTCATCGGCAATACTGGGCGTCCCATAGAAGTGCAAATCCGCACCTTGGAAATGCACCATGTAGCCGAATACGGCATTGCCGCACACTGGAAATACAAGGAAACTGGCTCTAGTCATGGACCGCTCAGTGGTGCGGATGAAAAGTTTACCTGGTTGCGGCAACTGCTGGAATGGCAGAGCGATTTAAAAGATGCCCAAGAATATTTGGACAATATTAAGGACAATTTATTTGATGAGGATGTGTATGTGTTCACGCCCCAGGGGGATGTAGTGGCCCTGAAGGCGGGGGCAACGCCGGTAGATTTTGCTTACCGCATCCACACGGAGGTAGGCAACCACTGTGCTGGTGGCAGGGTAAACGATCGGATAGTGCCTTTGGACACGCGGCTGAAAAATGGCGATATCGTCGAAATTATTACCCAGAAAAACAGCCATCCTAGTTTAGATTGGTTGAATTTTGCCGTAACAACGGGAGCCAGAACCCGGATTCGCCAATGGTATAAGCGTTCTCACCGCGATGAGAATGTCCAGCGGGGTCGGGATTTACTGGAGAAGGAATTGGGTAAAAGCAATTTTGAATCCCTGCTCAAGTCGGAACCGATGCAGTTGGTGGCTTCCCGATGTAATTACCACACCGTGGAGGATTTGCTCGCGGGTTTGGGTTATGGAGAAGTTACCCTCAATCATGTGGTTAACCGGCTGCGCGATTTTGTGAAAGCGCAGCAACCGGTGGTAGAAGAAGAAACCCTCCCGCCGCCGCAGGCGATGTTGACGCGGCAGCTGCGCGAGGGCCACAATATGACCAATGGTCGATCGGCTACTGGGGGCAAGTCTCCGATCGCTGGGGTGGAAGGGTTGCTCTATCACTTGGCTGGTTGTTGTACTCCTTTACCAGGAGAATCAATTATCGGTGTGGTGACAATGGGCTCCCGGGGCATTTCCATTCACCGCCAAGGTTGCGCCAATCTTGATAGTATCCCTGGGGAGCGTCTGGTGCCCGTGAGTTGGAATCCCACGGACGATCGCGGTGGGCGTCCCATCACTTACCCGATCGAGATTTCCATTGAGGTGATCGATCGTCTCGGTGTACTTAACGATATTCTCTCCCGCCTCAAAGACCATAATGTGAATGTGCGCAGTGCCCAAGTGCGCACCTATCCGGGGAAACCGGCGGCCATTGATTTAGGAATTGACGTGCGCGATCGACACCAGCTCGAGCGTCTCTTCTCCCAGATTAAACAAATGACCGACGTTTTAAACCTCCGTCGTCTCAGCACCGAAGTCGAGTAA